In a single window of the Raphanus sativus cultivar WK10039 chromosome 9, ASM80110v3, whole genome shotgun sequence genome:
- the LOC108826048 gene encoding 23.5 kDa heat shock protein, mitochondrial, with amino-acid sequence MASKSCLAFRRLLSSSTVVSRSVRPAVAAYRLFNTKSGFYGPITPAMSLNHVVKPLKDEAALVVATTGGRIGWDVKEKENALHVRIDMPGLGREDVKVSLEEDTLVIKGETQEGEGRKFSSRIELPEEEYKADEIKAEMKNGVLRVVVPKIIQRDCDDAIHIEVD; translated from the exons ATGGCGTCAAAATCGTGTCTAGCTTTCAGGAGACTTCTCTCTTCTTCCACCGTCGTCTCTCGATCCGTTCGTCCGGCGGTTGCTGCTTATCGCCTCTTCAATACCAAATCAG GCTTCTACGGTCCGATTACACCAGCGATGAGCTTGAACCACGTGGTTAAACCCCTAAAGGACGAAGCCGCTCTGGTAGTAGCAACGACGGGTGGAAGAATTGGGTGGGAtgtgaaagagaaagagaatgcGTTACACGTGAGGATTGATATGCCGGGGCTTGGCAGAGAGGATGTGAAGGTGTCGTTGGAAGAGGACACACTTGTGATCAAAGGCGAAACTCAGGAGGGCGAAGGACGTAAGTTTTCAAGCAGGATAGAGTTGCCCGAAGAAGAATACAAGGCGGATGAGATAAAGGCGGAGATGAAAAACGGCGTGCTGCGAGTGGTGGTTCCTAAGATCATACAGCGAGATTGTGACGATGCTATCCACATCGAGGTCGACTAg
- the LOC108828011 gene encoding conserved oligomeric Golgi complex subunit 7: protein MMLDLGPFSDEKFDAKRWVNSSCQARHPQDSLEKHLVDLEMKLQIASEEIGSSLEEQSGSALLRVPRATRDVLRLRDDAVSLRSSVAGILQKLKKAEGSSADCIATLARVDSVKQRMEAAYKTLQDAAGLTQLSSTVEDVFASGDLPRAAETLASMRNCLSAVGEVAEFANVRKQLEVLEDRLEAMVQPRLTDALTYHKVDVAQDLRGILIRIGRFKSLELQYSKVRLKPIKQLWDDFDTKQRANKLASERSETQRLSTGDELQLPSTQASFASWLPSFYDELLLYLEQEWKWCMVAFPDDYMTLVPKLLVETMGVLGASFVSRLNLATGDAVPETKALAKGVMDLLSGDLPKGINIQTKHLEALIDLHNVTGSFARNIQHLFAESELRVLIDTLKAVYLPFESFKQKYGKMERAILASEIAVVDLRGAVTRGVGAQGIELSETVRRMEESVPQVVVLLEAAVERCIGFTGGSEADELILAIDDTMLQYISMLQETLKSLRVVFGVDGTGDGVSSKKDGSAEKSSRKMDLSSNEEWSIVQGALQILTVADCLTSRSSVFEASLRATLARLNSSLSISLFGTNLDQNLSHLTSEQTAGDLSMAGRASLDVAAIRLVDVPEKARKLLNLLEQSKDPRFHALPLASQRVAAFADTVNELVYDILISKVRQRLGEVSRLPIWSSVEEQTAFALPNFSSYPQAYVTSVGEYLLTLPQQLEPLAEGISTNGDANNEDAQFFATEWMFKVAEGATALYMEQLRGIQYISDRGAQQLCVDIEYLSNVLAALSMPIPPVLATFQTCLATPRDELKDVMKSEAGSELDFPTANLVCKMRRISFD, encoded by the exons ATGATGCTGGATCTGGGACCGTTCTCGGATGAGAAGTTCGATGCGAAGCGGTGGGTGAACTCGTCGTGCCAAGCGCGTCACCCGCAGGACTCGCTGGAGAAACACCTCGTGGATCTGGAAATGAAGCTCCAGATCGCCTCGGAGGAGATCGGATCGTCTCTCGAAGAGCAGAGCGGAAGCGCTCTCCTCCGCGTCCCCCGCGCAACGCGCGACGTCTTGCGCCTCCGAGACGACGCGGTGTCTCTGCGTAGTTCAGTTGCCGGAATCCTCCAGAAGCTCAAGAAG GCAGAGGGATCATCAGCAGATTGTATAGCTACTCTTGCTAGAGTGGACAGTGTCAAACAGAGAATGGAGGCTGCCTACAAAACACTACAG GATGCAGCTGGATTGACTCAGTTAAGCTCGACGGTTGAGGATGTTTTTGCTAGTGGCGATCTTCCTCGTGCTGCAGAAACTCTTGCCAGCATGAGAAACTGCTTGTCTGCTGTTGGAGAG GTTGCAGAATTTGCTAATGTTAGAAAGCAACTCGAAGTTTTGGAGGATAGGCTGGAGGCGATGGTTCAGCCGCGTCTAACTGATGCATTAACATATCACAAG GTTGATGTTGCACAAGATTTGCGAGGAATTCTCATCCGTATTGGGAGATTCAAGTCTCTGGAGTTGCAATATTCTAAAGTCCGTCTAAAGCCAATAAAACAACTCTGGGATGATTTCGACACAAAGCAAAGAGCCAACAAGCTTGCCAGTGAGAGAAGTGAAACCCAAAGGTTGTCTACCGGCGATGAGCTTCAGCTGCCATCAACTCAGGCATCCTTTGCCAGTTGGCTGCCAAGCTTTTACGACGAGTTGCTACTCTATCTTGAGCAGGAGTGGAAATG GTGTATGGTTGCCTTCCCTGATGATTACATGACTCTCGTCCCAAAGCTGTTGGTTGAGACCATGGGAGTACTTGGGGCTAGCTTTGTTTCTCGTCTTAACCTTGCTACAGGAGATGCTGTTCCTGAAACTAAAGCACTCGCCAAAG GTGTGATGGATCTATTATCCGGAGACTTACCAAAGGGTATTAATATTCAGACCAAGCATCTTGAGGCCCTTATTGACCTGCACAACGTAACTGGGTCCTTTGCAAGAAATATTCAGCACCTGTTTGCTGAATCTGAACTTAGGGTCTTAATAGATACGCTGAAGGCCGTGTACTTACCCTTCGAATCGTTTAAGCAAAA GTATGGGAAGATGGAACGTGCTATTTTGGCTTCGGAGATCGCAGTTGTGGATCTGAGAGGGGCCGTTACGCGTGGTGTTGGAGCTCAAGGAATTGAACTCAGCGAAACAGTGCGTAGGATGGAAGAGTCTGTTCCCCAAGTTGTTGTTCTTCTTGAAGCTGCGGTTGAGAGGTGCATCGGTTTCACTGGGGGCTCAGAGGCAGACGAGCTGATACTTGCAATAGATGACACTATGTTGCAGTATATCTCTATGCTTCAGGAAACACTCAAATCTTTGAGAGTTGTGTTCGGAGTGGATGGTACAGGTGATGGAGTTAGCTCAAAGAAAGATGGAAGTGCAGAGAAAAGCTCTCGTAAGATGGACTTGAGTTCAAATGAGGAATGGTCCATTGTCCAGggagctcttcaaatactcactgtaGCGGATTGCCTTACGAGCAGGTCTTCTGTGTTTGAAGCTTCTTTGAGAGCCACTCTAGCTAGACTAAACTCCAGCTTGTCTATTTCATTATTTGGCACAAATCTGGATCAGAACCTGTCACATCTGACAAGTGAACAAACAGCTGGAGATTTGTCTATGGCTGGACGAGCTTCCCTGGATGTGGCAGCTATTCGATTGGTTGATGTTCCGGAGAAGGCTCGCAAACTCCTAAACCTATTGGAGCAG TCTAAAGACCCAAGGTTCCATGCATTGCCTTTGGCATCTCAGAGAGTGGCTGCATTTGCGGATACAGTGAACGAACTTGTCTATGACATCCTCATATCAAAAGTCAGGCAAAGACTGGGGGAAGTATCTCGCCTACCAATCTGGTCTTCAGTGGAGGAACAGACCGCTTTTGCTCTACCAAACTTCAGCTCATACCCTCAGGCTTACGTTACAAGCGTTGGAGAATATCTCCTGACTTTGCCTCAGCAGCTTGAGCCTCTAGCTGAAGGAATCTCAACCAACGGAGATGCAAACAACGAGGACGCACAGTTCTTTGCAACAGAGTGGATGTTCAAGGTAGCAGAAGGCGCCACGGCTCTGTACATGGAGCAACTGAGAGGAATCCAATACATTTCAGACCGAGGAGCACAACAACTGTGTGTCGATATAGAGTACTTGAGCAATGTGCTTGCGGCCTTGTCCATGCCGATTCCGCCTGTGCTTGCAACTTTCCAGACGTGTTTGGCTACACCAAGAGATGAGCTCAAAGATGTAATGAAATCAGAAGCTGGTAGTGAACTTGATTTCCCTACTGCCAATCTTGTTTGTAAGATGCGTCGTATCAGTTTCGATTAG